In Gossypium raimondii isolate GPD5lz chromosome 12, ASM2569854v1, whole genome shotgun sequence, a single window of DNA contains:
- the LOC105762045 gene encoding L-type lectin-domain containing receptor kinase IX.1 — MALSSAKQNQYSPLINLFISFLLLIAYAEPLSFNFPSFNPNTPNIHFEGDAFSSYNVLQLTKNAAIGTLTGSTGRASYNQPLRLWDARNGKLTDFTTHFSFIIKAVNLSEYGDGISFFIAPFDSKIPSNSSDGYLALFDPDSKSNSSTNNVVAVEFDSFENIGDPSDDHVGININSIRSVKTVPWRSSIKNGSTANAWVTYNSTTRNLSVFLTYADQPLYIGNSSLAYVVDLREFLPEWVRIGFSASTGRQVEIHNILSWSFQSSLETSGKRKNLGLIVGLGVGFGLVACGLGLVCFIMLRARARLKDGEAIDVTIEDEFEKGTGPKRFTYNELCRATNSFAEAGKLGEGGFGGVYKGLLSDSNTQLAVKRVSRGSKQGKKEYISEVKIISRLRHRNLVQLLGWCHEKGELLLVYEFLPNGSLDSHLFGGKIMLTWIVRYKIALGLASALLYLHEEWEQCVVHRDIKSSNVMLDSNFNAKLGDFGLARLVDHDLGSQTTVLAGTMGYLAPECVTTGKASKESDVYSFGVVALEIACGRKPVEPREEPSKVRLLEWVWDLYGKGQLPEAVDKRLGKVFDERQMECLMATGLWCCHPDYTRRPSIRQVINALNFESPLPSLPSKLPVPMYYAPPMSLCKLSYTSSSTGITDAEKCRTQCSCSSCSTHTYSSAAAGSGKALLSSHKPS, encoded by the coding sequence ATGGCTCTCTCTTCTGCAAAACAAAACCAGTACTCTCCTCTTATCAACCTcttcatttcctttcttttgttaATCGCTTATGCCGAGCCACTTTCCTTTAACTTCCCCAGTTTCAATCCAAACACACCAAACATTCACTTCGAAGGCGATGCTTTCTCCTCATATAACGTTCTACAACTCACCAAGAACGCTGCTATTGGCACTCTCACAGGTAGCACTGGACGAGCCTCTTATAATCAACCGCTGCGCCTTTGGGATGCTCGTAATGGGAAGCTAACGGATTTCACCACCCATTTCTCCTTCATCATAAAAGCAGTCAATCTCAGTGAATATGGTGACGGGATATCCTTCTTTATTGCACCTTTCGACTCCAAAATCCCTTCTAATTCCAGCGACGGCTACCTTGCACTGTTCGATCCTGACTCTAAGTCAAACTCTTCCACTAATAACGTCGTTGCTGTGGAGTTTGATAGTTTCGAAAACATAGGGGATCCAAGTGACGATCATGTAGGCATCAACATCAACTCCATCCGTTCAGTAAAAACAGTGCCATGGAGAAGTAGCATCAAGAATGGATCAACAGCCAACGCATGGGTGACTTACAACTCTACCACAAGAAACCTCAGTGTTTTTCTAACCTATGCTGATCAACCACTCTACATTGGGAATTCAAGCCTTGCGTATGTTGTAGATTTGAGGGAGTTTTTGCCAGAATGGGTTAGAATAGGTTTCTCAGCATCTACTGGGCGTCAGGTTGAGATTCACAATATTCTTTCTTGGAGTTTCCAGTCAAGCTTGGAGACAAGTGGGAAAAGGAAGAACTTGGGGCTGATTGTTGGTTTGGGTGTAGGTTTCGGTCTAGTGGCTTGTGGGTTAGGTTTGGTTTGCTTCATCATGTTGAGAGCAAGGGCACGTCTGAAGGACGGTGAAGCCATTGATGTCACCATTGAGGATGAGTTCGAGAAAGGGACGGGGCCAAAAAGGTTCACATATAATGAACTATGTCGAGCGACAAATAGTTTTGCTGAGGCAGGGAAGCTTGGAGAAGGAGGATTTGGAGGAGTTTACAAAGGGTTATTAAGTGATTCCAACACACAATTGGCAGTAAAGAGGGTTTCAAGAGGATCAAAGCAAGGGAAAAAGGAGTATATATCAGAGGTGAAGATTATTAGCCGATTGAGACATAGGAATTTGGTTCAACTCCTTGGTTGGTGCCATGAAAAAGGTGAACTCCTCCTTGTCTATGAATTCTTGCCCAATGGAAGCCTTGATTCTCACTTATTTGGAGGTAAAATCATGTTAACTTGGATTGTAAGGTACAAAATTGCACTCGGTTTGGCCTCGGCCTTATTGTATCTTCATGAAGAGTGGGAACAATGTGTAGTTCATAGAGACATAAAGTCTAGCAATGTAATGTTGGATTCAAATTTCAATGCCAAACTTGGAGATTTTGGTCTTGCAAGACTTGTGGACCATGACCTGGGTTCACAAACAACTGTTTTGGCCGGCACCATGGGCTACCTAGCCCCTGAATGCGTCACTACGGGTAAGGCTAGCAAGGAATCCGATGTGTACAGTTTTGGCGTTGTGGCACTTGAAATTGCATGTGGAAGAAAGCCAGTTGAACCAAGGGAAGAACCAAGCAAGGTAAGGCTACTAGAATGGGTCTGGGACCTATATGGAAAAGGCCAACTTCCTGAAGCTGTTGATAAAAGACTAGGCAAGGTTTTTGATGAGCGGCAAATGGAATGTTTGATGGCAACTGGGTTATGGTGTTGCCATCCAGATTACACTCGCCGCCCTTCTATTAGGCAAGTGATAAATGCCCTAAACTTTGAATCTCCATTGCCTAGCTTGCCATCCAAGTTACCAGTACCCATGTATTACGCACCTCCAATGAGTCTCTGCAAACTTTCCTACACATCATCATCAACAGGGATCACAGATGCGGAGAAATGTCGAACTCAGTGTTCATGCAGTAGCTGCTCTACTCATACATATTCATCAGCAGCAGCAGGTTCTGGGAAAGCTCTTTTAAGTTCTCATAAGCCTAGTTAG
- the LOC105762044 gene encoding uncharacterized protein LOC105762044 yields MGKDKEQEKQISDPKARPESEIQKPVVMPPPFPGRLAKDKKEKEEKEILETFRKVEVNISLLNAIKQIPRYANFLKELCTSKRRLIGNERVNVRENVSAVLQKKVLPKYKDQGPLKKTGVIIQLADRSIIYPEGLLEGVLIKVNELVFPTDFYIINMEDDNSTNSSDILLTRPFLSIANAKIDVQSGTLTMEFDGEIVKFNVYEVMSHPNSLSNISSIDSIDYLTQNYSEYHDFDELEIVLYRSIDMDVLSRLEELIVIEDPFREIVKHLETQPLSTSRGFF; encoded by the exons ATGGGCAAAGACAAGGAACAGGAAAAGCAGATATCTGATCCAAAAGCCAGACCAGAATCAGAAATTCAGAAACCAGTCGTGATGCCACCTCCTTTTCCAGGGAGGCTCGCGAAGGATAAGAAAgagaaggaggaaaaagaaatacTCGAAACATTCAGGAAGGTAGAGGTAAATATCTCTTTGCTCAATGCTATCAAACAAATCCCTCGCTATGCAAATTTTCTCAAGGAATTGTGCACTAGCAAGAGGAGGTTAATAGGTAACGAAAGAGTAAATGTAAGAGAGAATGTCTCTGCAGTACTACAAAAGAAAGTTCTGCCCAAATACAAGGACCAAG GTCCTTTGAAAAAGACAGGAGTAATAATCCAGTTGGCGGACAGGTCAATCATCTATCCCGAAGGGTTGCTTGAAGGCGTCCTTATTAAAGTTAACGAATTAGTTTTCCCTACAGATttctacattattaatatggagGATGATAACTCAACTAATTCGTCTGACATTTTACTTACAAGACCGTTTCTAAGTATCGCAAACGCAAAAATTGATGTTCAAAGTGGAACATTGACAATGGAGTTTGATGGCGAAATcgtgaaattcaatgtctacGAAGTCATGAGTCATCCTAActcattatcaaatatttccAGTATCGATAGTATAGAttatttaactcaaaattattctgAATATCATGACTTTGATGAGTTGGAAATTGTCCTTTACAGAAGCATTGACATGGATGTATTGAGTCGTCTCGAGGAGTTAATTGTTATAGAAGATCCGTTTCGAGAAATTGTCAAACACTTGGAGACGCAACCATTGTCGACGAGTCGAGGATTTTTCTGA